The genomic segment ccagtaaagagtcttatgaaatcgcgcgctatcttgtggtagcgagacttcgttccacttttgatcatgcgcacaccgcattgcgagaatcccgccaaccgggaagtaacattttgtttgaaacgcgtatttccacctgagcgactttcaatagcgactgaaaagattctgaatgggcactccggcaagatcaacacagacacttgctgtgacatacagcctagtgaggtatagatagttttcactgacgtcacggcattccggagaacgccctccagccgccatcttgtggggctaacaaaacgaaccatcgctattaccggctacgttatctcggacgaatttataaagttatatagtcagttttctaaaataaagatcaatgtcggcaaaatcaagcaaacagaagtatatggatacattggacaaaatctcacgacaacggtatgcagccaaactggccttgattgggggaattgacccctacgaagtggacaaagatgcgttttcaagtgactatgcagggctgccatccatatcgtaccctgatattgtgaactatttcgtgagtagtaaaagtgcctacacacttgacgacctcaaagcatacaagtcgctggagtcatacaattattttgtctgtggctgggtccgtgaagtccaccatataaaaacaagtgacagtcgtgtcctaattacagccaaggtatgtaaacattggaattttagagctctcaacactgcatataaatatatgtgtgtgtataatatcgagttgatttaagacaaattttacatccattagtggtattacagtaccatgtcagttccagttaggcatcctccagagattgtttacacgatgttttggtttccaaaaacaaacttaaacacaattgattgtttatttaaacaacttaccacttataaaatgatcggagcagactttgctgtgtttggaaggctgataatccttgcggttgattcttgcaagccatagatttctcctttgtatgctgagtttctttgtttgctcgccttcgtgctcccgtacagtgggaattccataaaagcttgacgtcatcatctgacctattacgacagccgtgaatacaacaggtgtgcaccattgctagctttaaatagcctgcttgggttcttttgaagactttgtactcgcgcgttacaatgtgtgctcagtgacccgtacggtaagcttgacccgcaagatggccgccactagggaatccccgactctgtgacgtcatgtgaaaactatctattggtgcagagtgctaaaaaaaagctgtcatggagtacaattcagaacattagagtgacactttgtgtttttgtcgaacactggagctttgtattcattctgaaggtttattgttattaatattgaataaaaagtaacttggatatatcattgttaattatcattcaaattttaggtaaattattttaatttgcatcttatacggattttataagggaaatacggattttggaggttggttatacaggtttgattgaccaaaggttgacatgtatgcatctgTAAGATTTGTGTTGTGATTTTAGGAGAATCATTTTGAACAACCCCAAGAAGAGGAATGCCTTGTCTCTTGCCATGTTAACTTCTTTGCGAGAGAATATCCTGACTGGGATAGACGACAAGGACCTGAGAGTCATCGTCATATCAGGTAGGTCTCATCTCATAGTATAGTTACTGTAAGTCTTCAACCATTGCCATAGAAAATATCCAGTAACTTCTTGAATCACTGTCTTTTCCTGATTAGCACAGGGTCCAGTGTTCTCCTCAGGTCATGACCTTAAGGAGCTGACCTCGGCACAGGGCAGAGATTATCACACAAGAGTGTTCAGAGTTTGCTCAGAGGTTAGGCCATAATTACCAAACGCTTACCAAAAACTAAACCATCTCTTGTTATCTTTTGTTTTCAATGACATCACTTTGATCTAAAGTTACTCACAATGAGAGTTTTGTAACTATGCTGCCATTTTGATTCCCGTGCAAAGGCTTAATGGATTGGTCCTGTCATGCAATTTTGCCAGTGAGATGCTGCGTATGCCACTGCCACAGCTgtcatcagggatgagaattttccgccgatcggcggatttccgactttttcagaccaaaatgatcgtttttgagatcgatgtaaatccgttgagaaattttcaggggggtatgattaacgatctgtggtcaccttataacgcagacatcccaagtctcccagaacttccgggagtctcctgcatattgatagaagcgagcaagagcgtgcgcgcgcaacattaaggtctgcatcacgcatcttagaatgtgcgcgcgcgagggagactgtgtgcagtgttaccatatattgctgacgttttccatcccaaaatatgttcaaaacccgccaaaatgcacttaaaaccacccaatgtggcaacattgcctgtgtgcctgttcatgtagcgcatgccagacaaagagcatcctgattgggttactcagcaaaataagccaatcagctttcagtgtgggcgggcttttatcccttttctcgaggaccgaccggcatagcagagagagagcgcgcgccccaaaaaacgaaagtacaaaacccacttcagctcagattacacaaaagaatctccctgtctaataagggtagaaaataataacagtttcgcgcgatgtactgtttgcaactttttgctgataaaattaatggttttggggtaaaaaaaaataaataaaaaatagccaaaaatcattagcctctggaacccctgggccccgcccccctgggccatgggccccgcccccctgggccatgggccccgccctggttttttcagactttttaaatatttttaattctcatccctgtgtcagagcggcacggtggtgtagtggttaacgctgtcgcctcacagcaagaaggtcctgggttcgagccccgtggccggcgagggcctttctgtgtggagtttgcatgttctccccgtgtccgcgtgggtttcctccgggtgctccgatttcccccatagtccaaagacatgcaggttaggttaactggtgactctaaattgaccgtaggtgtgaatgtgagtgtgaatggttgtctgtgtctatgtgtcagccctgtgatgacctggcgacttgtccagggtgtaccccgcctttcgcccgtagtcagctgggataggctccagcttgcctgcgaccctgtagaaggataaagcggctagagataatgagatgagatgagatgagatgagatccctgtGTCATGGTGGATAATCTTGCCCTGCGTGATGGGCAGGAGGGAATCCAGGCTTTCACAGAGAAACGCCAGCCCCTGTGGACCAACAGCACTGAAAAAGCACATGATTGACTCCAGAAACAAACCGCATAGgtggcttaaaaaataaaataaaagccccATTTGGATCTAATTAGAATGCTTTCCACATTGAAAAGCTTAAACAAAGTGTCCCTTTCTGTATTGTATGATGGCACATTTGGGATAACAGTGTGAGATTCTGTTGGGATCTTAACTGTAATAACAAAAAAAAGACGAAAAAAAATCAACCCTTATCCACTCGCATACTATTTGTTATGCCCTTTGtataatttcatttttaaaaaaatttccaatttGTTAAAACACAACATGAAATAGTCCAAAAAATGTCTCTCATTCACCCCAGAGGATAATTTACCTACACATACATGTAGCAGGAAGATGGGTGTTGAGATCTAATCTGGAATAACTTTGCTGTTCTCGTCTCTTGTGATAGCCTTATGATTAACAACACCCTTCCATAAGCCATGCCTTTCTTTGAATCTtggaacttgttttgtaaactttCAGAACCTTAATTGTTTTGTCTACCTGGTCAATATGGAACCACAATTCCATATTACTACGCAGATTACTATACAGTGTGCTGATCTTTGCAAAGAGATGCATCATTTGTGTAGGGAAGCAAAATGGCAGACAGCAATGTCACGTGAAAAGAAAGGGTATGTAGTAAGATACAATAGGTGGTGTTCGTTTAATTTCGGTCTTCTTTGAACCTTATTTTTGTTGAAGGTCATGACCCTGATTCAGGACCTCCCAGTTCCGGTGATCGCAATGGTAAATGGCATTGCCACAGCAGCAGGATGCCAGTTAGTTGCCACTTGTGATATTGCTGTAGCAACAGACAAGTCAAGCTTTGCAACTCCTGGTGTGAATGTCGGCCTGTTCTGCTCTACTCCAGGAGTGGCCATTGGAAGAGCTGTCCCTAGAAAGGTAAATCTCCACACATGAGAATTTGAACCCCCAGCCCCCCCCAATCAAGTGTCCTGAACCATATTGTCTTTCCCCCAGGTTGCAATGGAGATGTTGTTCACAGGACGCCCCATCATGGCACAGGAGGCTTTGCTGCACGGACTTGTGAGTAAGGTGGTACGTGAAGAGTGTTTAGAGGAAGAAACTCTGGCCATTGCACGCCGAATCTGCGAGTCTAGCCGCCCAGTGGTGGCTCTCGGAAAAGCAGCCTTTCAGAGGCAGATGGCACAAGGTCGAGATGCTGCGTATGCCACTGCCACAGCTGTCATGGTGGATAATCTTGCCCTGCGTGATGGGCAGGAGGGAATCCAGGCTTTCATAGAGAAACGCCAGCCCCTGTGGACCAACAGCACTGAAAAAGCACATGATTGACTCCAGAAACAAACCACACAGgtggcttaaaaaataaaataaaataaaagccccATTTGAATCTAATTAGAATGCTTTCCACATTGAAAAGCATAAACAAAGTGCCACCTTCTGTAATGTGTGATGGCACATTTGGGATAACAGTGTGAGATTCTGTTAGGATCTAAACTGTAATaaaagaagacaaaaaaaaccaacccttATCCACTCACATACTATTTGTTATGCTTCAATCACAAGTTTTAATAAAGCAATTGAAAAAAGGAGCATTATTTTTAGAAATGGTCATTTGTTGAATGTTAGATACAGGAAATCTTCACATACTGACAAAGGAAGTGGTAGGCgcagattatttaaaaaaaataatggttATATTTGTAGCTGTGAGTAAACATACATGTCACAGCACGTAAAATATTCTGAGAATTACAATTTTCCAATTAATGTAGCATTCTTCATTTTTGAAGACCATGAATTTTGCCAAGCACCAGGTTATTTTAGCACAAGAGCTAAttgcctctgccaggaggttaCAACTTGACCTTAGGTGGATACATTCAATTCAGCTGAGAATGGAACCTTACTGAAACACTACTAGTGCACACTATACTACAGAGATAATGTCAGAAGCAGCTTACCTGggtgaaggagagaaagaactggcctGTTGCTCAatagacttgataaaacacagtggaccaataccagcagatgacatggtaccccaaatcatcacagagtgcagaaacttcacactggacttcaaacaccttggatcctgtgcctctccactcttcctccagactctagaaccttgatttccaaatgaaatgcaaaatttactttcatctgaaaagaggactttggaccacctgagcaacagtccagagctttctctccttagcccaggtaaaacacttctgacgttgtctctggttcaggagtagcttgatatta from the Neoarius graeffei isolate fNeoGra1 chromosome 2, fNeoGra1.pri, whole genome shotgun sequence genome contains:
- the echdc3 gene encoding enoyl-CoA hydratase domain-containing protein 3, mitochondrial, yielding MSQVVFSRFYSFCRLSRRMFCTQTTSPLILREQEDGIRRIILNNPKKRNALSLAMLTSLRENILTGIDDKDLRVIVISAQGPVFSSGHDLKELTSAQGRDYHTRVFRVCSEVMTLIQDLPVPVIAMVNGIATAAGCQLVATCDIAVATDKSSFATPGVNVGLFCSTPGVAIGRAVPRKVAMEMLFTGRPIMAQEALLHGLVSKVVREECLEEETLAIARRICESSRPVVALGKAAFQRQMAQGRDAAYATATAVMVDNLALRDGQEGIQAFIEKRQPLWTNSTEKAHD